The following proteins come from a genomic window of Carassius carassius chromosome 10, fCarCar2.1, whole genome shotgun sequence:
- the sumo1 gene encoding small ubiquitin-related modifier 1 yields MSDTETKPSSDGGEKKDGEYIKLKVIGQDNSEIHFKVKMTTHLKKLKESYSQRQGVPMNSLRFLFEGQRIADNQTPKELGMEDEDVIEVYQEQTGGCRND; encoded by the exons ATGTCAGACACG GAGACCAAGCCCTCAAGTGATGGAGGCGAGAAGAAAGATGGAGAATATATTAAACTGAAAGTGATCGGCCAG GACAACAGTGAAATTCACTTCAAAGTGAAGATGACGACACATTTAAAGAAGTTGAAGGAATCCTACAGTCAGAGACAG GGAGTACCCATGAACTCTCTAAGGTTTCTTTTCGAGGGACAGAGAATTGCAGACAACCAGACCCCCAAAGAG ctggGAATGGAAGATGAGGATGTGATTGAGGTGTATCAGGAACAGACCGGTGGCTGTCGGAATGACTAG
- the nop58 gene encoding nucleolar protein 58 yields the protein MLVLFETAAGFAIFKVLDEQKLQQVDSLWKEFETPEKANKIVKLKHFEKFQDTTEALAAATAMVEGKLGKSLKKVLKKVVAKDAHEQLAITDAKLGGVIKEKLSLSCVHSPAVAELMRGIRNQMEGLITGLPAREISAMSLGLAHSLSRYKLKFSPDKVDTMIVQAISLLDDLDKELNNYIMRCREWYGWHFPELGKIITDNLAYCKSVRKIGDRTNVASMELSDILPEDIEAEVKLAAEISMGTEVSEEDIANIMHLCDQVIEITEYRTQLYDYLKNRMMAIAPNLTVMVGELVGARLISHAGSLLNLAKHPASTVQILGAEKALFRALKTRRDTPKYGLIYHASLVGQTTAKNKGKISRMLAAKSALAIRYDALGEDTNAEMGVENRAKLEARLRYLEEKGIRRISGSGKALARADKYQHKSDVKVYDPSGDSTLPTVSKKRKIEEVDEGEEEEKPVEAKAKKVKREAPTEEGAETETPKKKKKKEKKAEEESKQEEEERAISPAEKTTKKKKKEKKRASEEEPKEEAEEAPVSPAEETTEKKKKKKKKVKEDE from the exons atgttAGTGTTATTTGAAACAGCCGCTGGCTTTGCCATCTTCAAG gtCCTGGATGAACAGAAACTCCAGCAGGTGGACAGCCTGTGGAAGGAGTTTGAGACTCCAGAAAAAGCCAACAAAAT tgtaaaactGAAGCACTTTGAGAAGTTCCAGGATACAACAGAAGCTCTTGCAG CGGCCACGGCGATGGTGGAGGGGAAATTGGGGAAAAGTCTGAAAAAAGTTCTcaagaaagttgtggccaaagaTGCTCATGAGCAGCTGGCCATCACTGATGCTAAACTAGGAGGAGTCATTAAG GAGAAGCTGAGCCTGAGCTGTGTCCACAGCCCTGCTGTAGCTGAGCTCATGAGAGGCATCAGAAACCAGATGGAGGGGCTTATCACAGGTCTTCCTGCCAGAGAGATCAGTGCCATGTCTCTCGGATTGGCCCACAG TCTTTCACGGTACAAGCTGAAGTTCAGCCCAGACAAGGTGGACACCATGATTGTTCAAGCCATTT CTCTGCTGGATGATCTGGATAAGGAGCTCAATAACTACATCATGCGCTGCAGGGAATGGTACGGCTGGCATTTCCCAGAGCTTGGCAAGATCATCACAGATAACCTGGCGTACTGCAAGAGTGTCCGCAAGATTG GTGATCGCACCAATGTGGCATCGATGGAGTTGTCTGACATTCTGCCTGAGGACATTGAGGCAGAGGTTAAACTAGCTGCAGAGATCTCCATGGGAACAGAGGTGTCCGAGGAGGACATTGCCAACATCATGCACCTGTGTGACCAG GTGATTGAAATTACAGAGTATCGCACACAGCTGTATGATTATCTGAAGAATCGTATGATGGCGATTGCTCCCAACCTGACAGTCATGGTGGGAGAACTAGTGGGAGCCCGTCTCATTTCACATGCGG GATCTCTGCTGAACTTGGCCAAGCATCCTGCGTCCACTGTACAGATTCTCGGGGCAGAAAAAGCTCTGTTCCGCGCTCTGAAAACACGCCGGGATACACCCAAATACGGCCTTATCTATCACGCCTCTCTGGTGGGGCAAACCACAGCCAAGAATAAGGGTAAAATCTCCAGAATGCTGGCTGCTAAATCAGCCCTTGCCATCCGTTACGATGCGCTGGGAGAAGACACCAATGCGGAGATGGGAGTGGAAAACAGAGCCAAGCTGGAGGCGCGATTACGTTACCTGGAGGAGAAAGGG ATCAGACGCATCAGCGGGTCAGGAAAAGCTCTGGCAAGGGCTGATAAATATCAACACAAGAG TGATGTAAAGGTATACGACCCATCTGGAGACTCCACACTCCCCACTGTGTCAAAGAAGAGGAAGATTGAAGAGGTAGATGAGGGCGAGGAGGAAGAGAAGCCAGTAGAGGCTAAAGCAAAGAAAGTAAAGAGGGAAGCCCCCACAGAAG AAGGAGCAGAAACAGAGAcgccaaagaagaagaagaaaaaggagaAGAAAGCGGAGGAGGAATCCAAacaagaagaggaggagagagccATCAGCCCAGCAGAGAAG acgacaaaaaagaaaaagaaggaaaagaaaCGAGCGTCTGAGGAGGAGCCAAAGGAAGAGGCGGAAGAAGCGCCAGTCAGTCCAGCAGAAGAG acaacagaaaagaaaaagaaaaagaagaaaaaggttAAAGAGGACGAATAG